A single genomic interval of Fusobacterium varium harbors:
- a CDS encoding dinitrogenase iron-molybdenum cofactor has product MRKVVAFPTRDGENLEKHFGHSDKFVLYTIENGEIKSKEILDAPEPAHGAAAKFLKEKGVDVVVTGHIGSTVFDAVKANGGEFILGIEGKIEELIKKFLNNTLTCKGKEYVHVYTTHCHK; this is encoded by the coding sequence ATGAGAAAAGTAGTGGCATTTCCTACAAGAGATGGAGAAAATTTAGAAAAACATTTTGGGCATAGTGATAAGTTTGTTTTATACACTATTGAGAATGGAGAGATTAAATCAAAGGAGATATTAGATGCTCCTGAACCAGCTCATGGAGCAGCAGCAAAATTTTTAAAAGAAAAAGGTGTTGATGTTGTAGTTACAGGACATATTGGATCAACTGTTTTTGATGCAGTAAAAGCTAATGGTGGGGAGTTTATATTGGGAATAGAAGGGAAAATAGAGGAGTTAATAAAGAAATTTTTAAATAATACTCTTACTTGCAAGGGAAAAGAGTATGTCCATGTGTATACAACACATTGTCACAAATAA
- a CDS encoding sugar phosphate isomerase/epimerase yields MYKLLNRTDFINMENIREDLEYYIKKYNFDGIELIKFNESDNTSVKEYIKGYHMRFFPSWFELYTGNISALYEELKDKKYFKSLCGGEKSKEELIDYYKKELEIAKELEVEYVVFHACNSKVTESLTYNFKYSDKEILDGVISLINEVFDNEKYNFKLLFENLWWPGLKLLNKEEVEYLFSKIKYKNIGLMLDTGHMINSNYYLKSSKEAVEYIKRNIDNLGEYKNYIYGMHLNYSLSGEYVRKSIEENRDKKIDIEDLMKRIYIHINSIDYHDPFEDEGIVNIIKSLPIKYLVYESIAKSDEELEDKILRQDRVLKKFKIF; encoded by the coding sequence ATGTATAAACTATTAAATAGAACAGATTTTATCAATATGGAAAATATAAGAGAGGATTTAGAATATTATATAAAAAAATATAATTTTGATGGGATTGAGCTAATAAAATTTAATGAATCTGACAATACTTCAGTAAAAGAGTATATTAAAGGATATCATATGAGATTTTTCCCATCATGGTTTGAACTATATACAGGAAATATATCTGCTTTGTATGAGGAGTTAAAAGATAAAAAATATTTTAAATCTCTATGTGGTGGAGAGAAAAGCAAAGAGGAGTTAATAGATTATTATAAAAAAGAGCTGGAAATAGCAAAGGAATTAGAGGTGGAATATGTTGTTTTTCATGCTTGTAATTCTAAAGTTACTGAAAGTTTAACTTATAATTTTAAATACTCAGATAAAGAGATATTAGATGGGGTTATATCATTAATTAATGAAGTTTTTGATAATGAAAAATATAATTTTAAACTGTTATTTGAAAATCTTTGGTGGCCAGGGTTAAAACTTTTGAATAAGGAAGAGGTAGAGTATCTTTTTTCAAAAATTAAATATAAAAATATTGGGCTTATGCTTGATACAGGACATATGATAAATAGTAATTATTATTTGAAAAGCTCAAAAGAGGCAGTGGAGTATATAAAAAGGAATATTGATAATTTAGGGGAGTATAAAAACTATATCTATGGTATGCACCTTAATTACTCTTTATCAGGGGAATATGTAAGAAAGAGTATTGAAGAGAATAGAGATAAAAAAATAGATATAGAGGATTTGATGAAAAGAATATATATACATATTAACTCTATTGATTATCACGATCCCTTTGAAGATGAGGGGATAGTGAATATTATAAAATCACTTCCAATAAAGTACCTAGTTTATGAATCGATTGCTAAGAGTGATGAAGAGTTAGAAGATAAAATACTACGTCAAGATAGGGTTTTAAAAAAATTTAAAATCTTTTAA
- a CDS encoding AAA family ATPase, with protein sequence MSSRDYLYPFTAIVGQEKMKEALILNIINPSLGGVLIRGEKGTAKSTLVRGLANLLAEREENLCEFHCDPNKTEEFCDKCLEKYNSGEEIKKTLGKMRVINLPISATEDRVVGTLDIEYAIKTGEKKFEKGILAQSNRNILYVDEINLLDDHIVDVLLDSAAMGVNSIEREGISFSHPAKFVLVGTMNPEEGDLRPQLLDRFGLVVDVIGEREPSKRVEVVKRRIEFENNPKNFIKKYEEEERALKEKIERSKSILNSVNCSDEMYEIAAKISIALNVDGHRADISVIKTAITIAAYEGREDVLREDMLRAAVLALPHRMRKTPFEDGILEESKIEKLIESL encoded by the coding sequence ATGAGTAGTAGAGATTATTTATACCCATTTACAGCAATAGTGGGACAGGAAAAAATGAAAGAGGCATTGATATTAAATATAATAAATCCAAGTCTTGGAGGAGTTCTTATAAGGGGAGAAAAGGGAACTGCAAAATCAACTTTAGTAAGGGGATTAGCAAACCTCTTAGCAGAGAGAGAGGAAAACTTGTGTGAATTTCATTGTGATCCCAATAAAACAGAGGAGTTTTGTGATAAATGCTTAGAAAAATATAATTCTGGGGAAGAGATAAAAAAAACTTTAGGAAAAATGAGGGTTATAAATCTTCCTATAAGTGCTACTGAAGATAGAGTAGTCGGAACTTTAGATATAGAATATGCTATTAAAACAGGAGAGAAAAAATTTGAAAAGGGGATTCTTGCTCAAAGTAATAGAAATATCTTATATGTAGATGAGATCAATCTATTAGATGATCATATAGTTGATGTGCTTTTAGATTCTGCAGCAATGGGGGTAAATAGTATAGAGAGAGAGGGAATCTCTTTTAGTCACCCTGCTAAATTTGTGTTGGTAGGAACAATGAATCCAGAAGAGGGAGATCTAAGACCACAATTATTAGATAGATTTGGTTTAGTAGTAGATGTAATAGGTGAGAGAGAACCTAGTAAAAGAGTGGAAGTTGTAAAAAGAAGAATAGAGTTCGAAAATAACCCTAAGAATTTTATAAAAAAATATGAAGAGGAAGAGAGAGCTTTAAAAGAGAAGATTGAGAGAAGTAAAAGTATTTTAAATAGTGTAAATTGTAGTGATGAGATGTATGAGATAGCTGCTAAAATATCTATTGCATTAAATGTTGATGGACATAGAGCTGATATAAGTGTTATAAAAACAGCAATAACAATAGCTGCATATGAGGGAAGAGAAGATGTATTGAGAGAGGATATGTTGAGAGCAGCAGTATTGGCACTTCCTCATAGAATGAGAAAAACTCCTTTTGAAGATGGTATTTTAGAAGAAAGTAAAATAGAGAAACTAATCGAAAGTTTATAA
- a CDS encoding radical SAM protein: MKSKFNIKYLVLWLADSCNLNCKYCYARPKFNNGYMSFETAKKVIDLCENKDFTLILAGGEPLLNFQVIEKIYSYLEENGYNCKIGLQSNGTLITEEIAEKLSKMRINIGISFDGTIKINEELRGKTKRTLEGINLLREKNRNINLNCVVSNKNIDKLDKLVEMAYYLGNIQGIGLDLLRVTGNCLENQDFTPPKDEDIYINLKKAYEKIEILKELTGKKIVIREIEEARIRTTTRCSSENYCYSSLGQAMVVTPEGDAYPCSSLVGNKDYYMGNIDGEIEIKKLSSGKYERCNFCEYRDICKGCCPSRMIFNTSYGLEDKDCVLRKAVFKILKDKAGKINE; encoded by the coding sequence ATGAAGAGTAAGTTTAATATAAAATATTTAGTTCTTTGGTTGGCTGACAGTTGTAATCTAAATTGTAAATATTGTTATGCTCGTCCTAAATTTAATAATGGATATATGTCTTTTGAGACAGCTAAAAAAGTTATTGATCTTTGTGAAAATAAAGATTTTACTTTGATTTTAGCAGGTGGAGAGCCTCTTTTAAATTTTCAAGTAATAGAAAAAATTTACTCATATTTAGAGGAGAATGGCTATAATTGTAAAATAGGACTCCAAAGTAATGGAACTTTGATAACAGAAGAGATAGCTGAAAAACTATCAAAAATGAGAATAAATATTGGAATAAGCTTTGATGGAACAATAAAGATAAATGAGGAGCTTAGAGGGAAAACTAAAAGAACTTTAGAAGGAATAAATCTTTTAAGGGAAAAAAATAGAAATATCAATCTAAATTGTGTAGTTAGCAATAAAAATATTGATAAGTTAGATAAGTTGGTAGAGATGGCATATTATTTAGGAAATATACAGGGGATTGGGCTTGATTTATTGAGAGTTACAGGAAATTGTCTAGAAAATCAAGATTTTACTCCTCCTAAAGATGAGGATATATATATCAATTTGAAAAAAGCTTATGAAAAAATAGAAATTTTAAAAGAGTTAACAGGGAAAAAGATAGTGATAAGAGAGATAGAAGAGGCAAGAATAAGGACAACTACAAGGTGTAGTAGTGAAAATTATTGTTATTCATCTTTGGGACAAGCAATGGTTGTAACTCCAGAAGGAGATGCCTACCCTTGTAGCTCTCTTGTAGGGAATAAAGATTATTATATGGGAAATATAGATGGAGAAATAGAGATAAAAAAACTTTCTTCTGGAAAATATGAGAGGTGTAATTTTTGTGAATATAGAGATATTTGCAAAGGATGTTGCCCTTCAAGAATGATTTTTAATACTTCTTATGGGTTAGAGGATAAAGATTGTGTTTTACGGAAAGCAGTATTTAAAATATTAAAAGATAAGGCAGGTAAGATTAATGAGTAG
- a CDS encoding magnesium chelatase subunit D family protein, with translation MIFPFVAVEGQEKIKKALLLNIINPKIGGVLINGEKGTAKSTLVRGIGEVFPEIKIVNLPLNITEDNLLGSLDIEKTLKTGKKVFQDGLLKKCHNNILYIDEVNLLGDSIISNILEVASREINYIEREGISISHQCKFVLIGTMNPEEGGLRPQLLDKFGLYVNVEGSDNILERVKIIKKRLEFEDNPRKFCEKYKEDNEALREKIFRAKERLCEIKASEQIINIAIKIVEEANTTGNRAEIILIETAKGLAALDGRKYLNISDLKEAAEFVLPHRTNQKNQSVSKDDSENMENKNSEEQENSGNNNELADRDQKNQEKEENNQEENCNTDDKSEIEEDENIENSQEKKENSSELEEEFKIGDIFKVKDIFLDSVRDNKKRNGTGKRCKTKSGSLQGKYVKSIIPKGKIIDFAFDATIRAAAPYQKKSDINGLKIKIRKEDIRVKVRERRTGTSILFVVDSSGSMGVKKRMEAVKGAIMSLLKDAYEKRDRVGLVAFRKDCAEELLPITRSIDLAQKKLEKLTTGGKTPLAAGIERAYNIIKKELKKDEKVVPLILFLSDGKANYSISGKDPIKESLELAQKIKKENIRTIVIDTEEGFIKLEMAKTLSEALGAEYYKLENLKSEDMLKLIKNSI, from the coding sequence ATGATATTTCCTTTTGTAGCAGTAGAGGGGCAAGAGAAAATAAAAAAGGCTCTTCTTTTAAATATAATAAATCCTAAAATTGGTGGAGTACTGATAAATGGAGAAAAAGGAACTGCAAAATCAACATTAGTAAGAGGTATTGGTGAAGTTTTTCCAGAGATAAAAATAGTAAATCTTCCTTTAAATATAACAGAGGATAATCTATTGGGAAGTTTAGATATAGAAAAAACATTGAAAACTGGAAAAAAAGTTTTTCAAGATGGACTTTTAAAAAAATGTCACAATAATATTCTATATATAGATGAAGTTAATCTATTGGGAGATAGTATTATAAGCAACATTTTAGAAGTAGCCTCTAGAGAGATAAATTATATTGAAAGAGAGGGTATAAGCATCTCACACCAATGTAAATTTGTTTTGATAGGTACAATGAATCCAGAAGAGGGAGGGTTGCGTCCTCAACTTTTAGATAAATTTGGGCTTTATGTAAATGTAGAGGGTAGTGACAATATACTAGAAAGAGTAAAAATAATTAAAAAAAGATTGGAGTTTGAAGACAATCCTAGAAAATTTTGTGAAAAATATAAAGAAGATAATGAGGCACTAAGAGAGAAAATTTTTAGAGCTAAAGAGAGATTATGTGAGATAAAAGCTAGTGAGCAGATAATTAATATAGCTATAAAAATAGTAGAAGAAGCTAATACTACTGGGAATAGAGCTGAAATAATATTGATAGAAACAGCAAAGGGGTTAGCTGCTTTAGATGGAAGAAAATATCTGAATATAAGTGATTTAAAAGAGGCTGCTGAATTTGTTCTTCCACATAGGACAAATCAAAAAAATCAATCTGTTAGCAAAGATGATAGTGAGAATATGGAGAATAAAAATTCAGAGGAGCAAGAAAACAGTGGAAACAATAATGAACTAGCAGATAGAGATCAAAAAAATCAAGAAAAAGAGGAAAATAACCAAGAGGAAAATTGTAATACTGATGATAAATCAGAGATTGAAGAAGATGAGAATATAGAAAATTCTCAAGAGAAAAAGGAAAATAGTTCAGAATTAGAGGAAGAGTTTAAAATTGGGGATATTTTCAAAGTAAAAGATATTTTTCTTGATAGTGTAAGGGACAATAAAAAAAGAAATGGAACAGGAAAGAGATGTAAGACTAAAAGTGGATCTCTTCAAGGGAAATATGTAAAGAGTATTATTCCTAAGGGAAAAATAATTGATTTTGCTTTTGATGCAACTATTAGAGCAGCTGCTCCATATCAAAAAAAATCTGATATTAATGGATTGAAAATAAAAATAAGAAAAGAGGATATCAGAGTAAAAGTTAGGGAGAGAAGGACAGGAACAAGTATATTATTTGTAGTTGATTCTAGTGGCTCTATGGGGGTAAAAAAGAGAATGGAAGCAGTGAAAGGGGCGATTATGTCACTTTTAAAAGATGCCTATGAAAAAAGAGATCGTGTTGGATTAGTAGCTTTTAGAAAAGATTGTGCTGAAGAATTGTTGCCTATTACTAGAAGTATTGATCTTGCTCAAAAGAAACTGGAGAAACTAACAACTGGTGGGAAAACTCCATTGGCAGCAGGAATAGAGAGAGCATATAATATTATAAAAAAAGAGTTGAAAAAAGATGAAAAGGTAGTTCCATTAATTCTCTTCCTTTCTGATGGTAAAGCTAATTATTCTATTTCAGGAAAGGATCCAATAAAAGAGAGTTTAGAATTAGCTCAGAAGATAAAAAAAGAGAATATTAGAACAATTGTAATCGATACAGAAGAGGGATTTATAAAGCTGGAGATGGCGAAAACTTTAAGTGAGGCATTAGGTGCAGAGTACTATAAACTTGAAAATTTAAAAAGTGAAGATATGCTTAAATTAATAAAAAATAGTATATAA